The Colias croceus chromosome 2, ilColCroc2.1 region ACGCCTACACCCACTTCCATAGTATCTTCCCATACTACCTGTGAAAAATGGCCTGAGCCCAAATTATCTGGCTCCTTGCCAAACTCGTGGTTCTTTATTTCACTATACCATTTGTCAACTGGATCCCTACCGGTTAAAGTGAAGTTGGGATCGGACGACCAAgcgtaaaaaatgttttctccATACTCATTTTGATCCCTATGTTCTACTCTTCCGTTCTTTGAGATGGTTTTCGCCCATTCCTCTGCGTATTTACAGAGTTTCTTATTCAGCTCGAGCGGAGGAGCTCTGTGTTTACTTCTGTACTCGTTGTGAGCTTTGAGAAATTCATCTTCGAATTTTTCTGTTGAGATGGATGTTGATTTGAATTTAGTGACTAATTCCGATGCGTAATCACTCAAGTTTTTACTGCATCTTTGTGGTGAAGGTGGTGCTAAATTGTTATTAGATTCTCTTGGAGAACTAGACGTACTGAGACTGGAAGTGCTTTTAAATTGAAGAGCGCCCGGAGGTAGAACGTTCTTAACAAACTGTCCACCAAAATTGCCCGGTGGATAATAATTTGCAACGACGTACAATTTGCCTGATTTACTCTTAGCACTTCCAATTCCGAGCTCCTTCGTGCTCTTCCAGACGATTTGTGTAAAGTGACCACAGTTGAGTACTTCAGGCTCTTTGCCAAAGGAATAATCGTTGATCTCGTTGTACCATCGTTCTACACAATCGCGGGCTTTAATTTTAACGTTGGGATCTGTGGACCAGCCGCAATAGACGCTTTCTCCGAAGTCAGGGTTCAGGCTGTAGGACATAGTGTCTCTCTTGGCTAGTTCTTCTGCCCATTTCTGGCTGACTTTGCAGATGTCCTTGTTAAGAACTAAAGGTGATACGCCGTGCTCGCGTCGATATTCATTGTGGACCTCCAGCGCTTCATTCTCAAAGTCACTCGACTTCAACCGGAAAAGTTTACTCtggaaatagaaaaaatacattttaaaacttagtcaGAGCACCAAGCCCGCATTAACTGTGATTCATATCTTATCATTCAGTGTGTTTgtacttttttattgtaaattatggGAAGCGGATGTGATTAAGTAATTGTTTTGTCAAATTAGTGTTTTTCCTTATACGTTATTTCGGTTAATAGTTATTCATTAAGTATTTCGAATTTTTgagtaacaatattatgtacataaaaataaaatcgagGGCGTTCACACGTGTATCAAAAACCTTTTTTAGGCAACCAATTTCTCTGATAAATACAGAATACTTATAGGtagatcatattataattttatcctACACACGTAGTAGTAACTTTAGTAATTATATCACGTAAAATAATTGCATTAAAAGCAGAGTTTATATTACTGCAACCTTTttgatacttttaaattaatgtgatAATGTTATTTTGGTATGTTGATAAGAAATCGATATGactatagataaaatatttcgtcATCGATGATATTAAAACGTTTCATTTGTACATGCTTAATATTTTCGGGGTTATTATTACCCAAATTTTCATAGAATATTTACTTGTATAGTACGGAACCCTTCTTGCGCGAGTCCGAATCcaacttggccggttttttaaatacattgtaTTACTAACGTTAAATTCTAAAGCTTGGTTTATTTTTCGGTGTTTATGTTAACTGTATGTGGTATAAATATTCGAAAAATAGTTTTACAACACTTTATTctgtaataatatacaatgaaAGCGCTAAAATTCTAAAAAGCACTTAACTCTTCACCGAATCCCTAAGGCTGTGGTCTGTATGTAAGCGATAGCGATTTTTTAAATGCGATTTATAGAAGTTTAgaagaaaacatttaaaagaaattattatGGGAAGAATAAAATTGGGTCGCTATAAATATAGCGTGGTAGGTACTCGGATAAAAAGGAGCCTAAATGtagtctaataataataattgttatctcTATGACTAATTTGGTTCCTATCagtcatttttgtataaaattaatacatagaTTCTTTGAATTCGAGCTTATATTAAGTAGAgggataaaata contains the following coding sequences:
- the LOC123705574 gene encoding cell wall protein PRY3-like isoform X1, producing MKTPCLMPGCSKISKLFRLKSSDFENEALEVHNEYRREHGVSPLVLNKDICKVSQKWAEELAKRDTMSYSLNPDFGESVYCGWSTDPNVKIKARDCVERWYNEINDYSFGKEPEVLNCGHFTQIVWKSTKELGIGSAKSKSGKLYVVANYYPPGNFGGQFVKNVLPPGALQFKSTSSLSTSSSPRESNNNLAPPSPQRCSKNLSDYASELVTKFKSTSISTEKFEDEFLKAHNEYRSKHRAPPLELNKKLCKYAEEWAKTISKNGRVEHRDQNEYGENIFYAWSSDPNFTLTGRDPVDKWYSEIKNHEFGKEPDNLGSGHFSQVVWEDTMEVGVGVAKTKEGQVYVVAYYDPPGNVLGSFAEKVRPPAYF
- the LOC123705574 gene encoding protein PRY1-like isoform X2 — its product is MSKLFRLKSSDFENEALEVHNEYRREHGVSPLVLNKDICKVSQKWAEELAKRDTMSYSLNPDFGESVYCGWSTDPNVKIKARDCVERWYNEINDYSFGKEPEVLNCGHFTQIVWKSTKELGIGSAKSKSGKLYVVANYYPPGNFGGQFVKNVLPPGALQFKSTSSLSTSSSPRESNNNLAPPSPQRCSKNLSDYASELVTKFKSTSISTEKFEDEFLKAHNEYRSKHRAPPLELNKKLCKYAEEWAKTISKNGRVEHRDQNEYGENIFYAWSSDPNFTLTGRDPVDKWYSEIKNHEFGKEPDNLGSGHFSQVVWEDTMEVGVGVAKTKEGQVYVVAYYDPPGNVLGSFAEKVRPPAYF